Proteins encoded together in one Alteribacter keqinensis window:
- the citZ gene encoding citrate synthase has translation MSTTKGLEGIVATTSSVSSIIDGVLTYNGYNIDDLADYATFEEVVYLLWYHKLPTKEELESFTKELNGYSAVPSEVLEQLKTYPIDKVHPMAALRTAVSNLALFDEDADEMSEEANRKKAMKLQAQMPTIVTAFARIREGKEPIAPKPELSYAANFLYMLDGEEPDETSIEAFNKALVLHADHELNASTFTARVCVATLSDVYSGVTAAIGALKGPLHGGANERVMAMLSEIGDEDKVEEYIHKALENKEKIMGFGHRVYKDGDPRAKHLKEMSRQLTKITGESKWYEMSVKIDEIVTSEKGLLPNVDFYSASVYHSLGIEHDLFTPIFAVSRVSGWLAHILEQYDNNRLIRPRAEYVGPDKQAWVPIDKR, from the coding sequence ATGAGTACGACAAAAGGTTTGGAAGGTATTGTAGCAACAACATCCAGCGTAAGTTCCATTATTGACGGAGTTTTAACGTATAACGGATATAACATTGATGATCTGGCTGATTATGCAACGTTTGAAGAAGTTGTTTATCTGCTTTGGTATCACAAGCTGCCTACAAAAGAGGAGCTTGAGTCTTTTACAAAAGAACTGAATGGATATTCCGCAGTTCCTTCTGAAGTACTGGAGCAATTGAAAACGTATCCAATTGATAAAGTACATCCAATGGCAGCTTTACGTACTGCGGTTTCGAATCTGGCTTTGTTTGATGAAGATGCGGACGAGATGTCTGAAGAGGCAAATCGTAAAAAAGCCATGAAGCTTCAGGCGCAAATGCCTACGATTGTGACTGCATTTGCCCGTATCCGCGAAGGAAAAGAACCAATTGCACCTAAACCGGAACTGAGCTATGCAGCAAACTTTCTTTACATGCTGGACGGTGAGGAGCCGGATGAAACGTCAATTGAAGCATTCAACAAAGCTCTCGTTCTTCATGCCGATCACGAACTGAATGCATCCACATTCACTGCACGTGTATGTGTAGCCACACTTTCTGATGTATACTCCGGTGTTACAGCAGCAATCGGAGCACTGAAAGGACCGCTTCACGGTGGTGCCAACGAGCGCGTAATGGCGATGCTCTCAGAAATTGGTGACGAAGATAAAGTAGAAGAATACATTCATAAAGCACTTGAGAACAAAGAAAAGATCATGGGCTTCGGCCACCGCGTTTACAAAGACGGTGACCCTCGCGCGAAACACCTGAAAGAAATGAGCCGTCAGCTTACGAAGATTACAGGTGAATCCAAGTGGTATGAGATGAGCGTGAAGATTGACGAGATCGTTACAAGTGAAAAAGGTCTGCTTCCAAACGTAGACTTCTATTCCGCTTCCGTTTATCACAGCCTGGGGATTGAACATGACTTGTTCACGCCTATCTTTGCAGTAAGCCGTGTATCCGGATGGCTTGCACACATCCTTGAGCAGTACGACAACAACCGTCTGATCCGTCCTCGTGCAGAATATGTAGGTCCTGACAAACAAGCATGGGTACCGATTGACAAACGATAA
- a CDS encoding DUF441 domain-containing protein, which yields MLTPATIFMIILLGIGLIAKNQSLIIAVAVLLVLKWVGLGDKAFPLLQQKGIHIGVTIITIAVLVPIVTGEIGFKELTGAMKSSYAWIALGAGIFVAVIAANGVELLQNDPHITAALVFGTILAVALFNGVAVGPLIGAGIAYMAMRIVSFFTSMGG from the coding sequence ATGTTAACACCAGCAACTATTTTTATGATAATTTTATTAGGTATAGGGTTAATTGCGAAAAACCAGTCTTTAATTATTGCAGTTGCAGTACTGCTTGTTCTTAAATGGGTCGGGTTGGGAGATAAGGCCTTTCCGCTATTGCAGCAAAAGGGAATTCATATTGGCGTGACCATTATTACGATCGCCGTCCTCGTACCGATTGTAACAGGGGAGATTGGTTTTAAAGAGCTTACAGGAGCGATGAAATCCTCCTATGCCTGGATTGCTCTGGGAGCAGGGATATTTGTTGCTGTTATTGCAGCCAACGGTGTTGAACTTCTTCAGAACGATCCCCATATTACTGCAGCCCTTGTTTTTGGCACCATCCTTGCCGTAGCCCTTTTTAACGGCGTCGCAGTAGGACCTCTCATTGGCGCCGGAATTGCCTATATGGCGATGAGGATCGTGTCATTTTTTACGTCGATGGGTGGGTAA
- the mdh gene encoding malate dehydrogenase, whose translation MTIKRRKITVVGGGFTGTTTALMAAQKELGDVVLVDIPNNEDPVKGKALDMLEASPVQGFDSNIIGTSNYEDTAGSDIVVITAGLPRKPGMSRDDLVNTNADIMKKVTREIVKHSPDCYIIVLTNPVDTMTYTVYKESGFPKNRVFGQSGVLDTARFRTFVAQELNVSVEDVSGFVLGGHGDDMVPMLRYSYAGGIPLEKLISKDRLDAIVERTRKGGGEIVNLLGNGSAYYAPAASIVQMVEAILKDKKRILPTIAYLEGEYGYNDMYLGVPTVIGGGGIEKILELELTDEEKAELKKSADSVSNVLSLVK comes from the coding sequence ATGACAATTAAACGCAGAAAAATTACTGTCGTTGGCGGCGGATTTACAGGAACGACAACAGCTCTGATGGCTGCACAAAAAGAACTTGGTGATGTTGTACTTGTTGATATCCCGAATAACGAGGACCCTGTTAAAGGGAAGGCCCTTGATATGCTGGAAGCGTCTCCTGTTCAGGGATTTGATTCCAACATCATCGGTACATCCAACTATGAAGACACTGCCGGTTCCGATATCGTAGTTATCACTGCCGGTCTTCCGAGAAAGCCCGGAATGAGCCGTGATGATCTTGTAAATACAAACGCAGACATCATGAAAAAAGTAACGCGTGAAATTGTAAAACACTCTCCAGACTGCTACATCATTGTTCTTACCAACCCGGTTGATACAATGACGTACACAGTTTACAAAGAGTCCGGATTCCCTAAAAACCGTGTGTTCGGTCAATCAGGTGTGCTTGATACTGCCCGTTTCCGTACGTTCGTTGCTCAGGAGCTTAACGTAAGTGTGGAAGACGTTTCCGGGTTCGTTCTTGGGGGACACGGAGACGACATGGTGCCAATGCTCCGATACTCCTACGCAGGAGGTATTCCTCTGGAGAAGCTTATCTCCAAGGACCGCCTGGATGCTATTGTAGAGCGTACTCGTAAAGGCGGCGGAGAAATCGTAAACCTTCTCGGTAACGGAAGTGCTTATTACGCACCGGCTGCATCCATTGTCCAGATGGTGGAAGCGATTCTTAAAGATAAGAAGCGAATTCTTCCAACAATTGCTTACCTTGAAGGTGAGTACGGATACAATGACATGTACCTCGGTGTACCAACCGTAATCGGCGGAGGCGGAATCGAAAAAATTCTTGAACTTGAACTCACTGATGAAGAGAAAGCAGAGCTTAAAAAATCTGCAGACTCAGTAAGTAACGTCCTATCTCTGGTAAAATAA
- a CDS encoding response regulator transcription factor has protein sequence MSHKVLVVDDEESIVTLLQFNLEQSGFSVTTAMDGKSALDEAANQKFDLIVLDLMLPELDGLEVCKQLRQNKVMTPILMLTAKDDEFDKVLGLELGADDYLTKPFSPREVVARIRAILRRTQATASEKETKKEVHKLVIGDVEIHPDNYEVFLRNQPMELTPKEFELLLYLVNHKGRVLTRDQLLNAVWNYEFVGDTRIVDVHISHLREKIEPNTKKPVYIKTIRGLGYKLEEPALNE, from the coding sequence ATGTCTCACAAAGTCCTTGTAGTAGACGATGAGGAATCAATTGTTACGCTTTTGCAGTTTAACCTGGAGCAGTCTGGTTTTTCCGTAACAACGGCTATGGACGGCAAGTCAGCTTTGGACGAAGCGGCGAATCAAAAATTTGACCTTATTGTACTTGACCTGATGCTTCCTGAATTGGACGGTTTGGAAGTATGTAAACAGCTCCGCCAGAATAAAGTGATGACTCCGATTTTGATGCTGACAGCAAAAGATGATGAGTTTGATAAAGTGCTCGGTCTTGAACTTGGGGCGGATGACTACTTAACAAAGCCTTTCAGCCCTCGGGAAGTCGTAGCAAGAATCAGAGCGATTCTGAGAAGAACCCAGGCAACGGCTTCAGAAAAAGAAACAAAAAAAGAAGTGCACAAATTAGTCATCGGCGATGTGGAAATCCATCCTGACAACTATGAAGTGTTTCTTAGAAATCAGCCAATGGAGCTGACACCCAAAGAATTCGAACTTCTCCTCTACCTGGTTAACCACAAAGGACGTGTCCTGACCCGGGACCAGCTTCTTAACGCAGTGTGGAATTATGAGTTTGTAGGGGATACAAGGATTGTGGATGTGCACATCAGCCATCTTCGTGAAAAGATTGAACCAAATACGAAAAAACCTGTGTATATAAAAACAATCAGGGGATTGGGCTATAAGCTGGAGGAGCCAGCTCTAAATGAATAG
- the ytvI gene encoding sporulation integral membrane protein YtvI, producing MIKSGAPLIRSGLIILYSFMFLVAGYIIIRFLYPFVIGFILALLLLPFVNKVERCFGWSRSLSVILAMAGLILILITFTTVAAVEIANGLIYLSGVLPDYIKNTASTVEQWITTSLLPVYDRINHLVLSLDTSQQETVVSSIQSITADVTQRASEFIQLVFNGLADLLLSLPNTITILLFSLLSAFFIAKDWPLILSWYERLVPLHGVTYVKKITDEWRKAISGYVLAQVILVGMTGVIVLIALLILGVKHAITTAVLIALVDVLPYLGTGIVFIPWILYSFFSGDWFMSIGLSVIYGIVVIQRQIAEPKVLSRHIGVHPLPLLITLFLSYQLLGFAGLLLGPMILIVLQSLVKAGVVQGVVSYIMNGK from the coding sequence ATGATTAAATCAGGCGCCCCTTTAATTCGATCCGGACTTATTATTCTTTATTCATTCATGTTCCTTGTGGCAGGCTATATTATCATCCGTTTTCTCTACCCTTTTGTAATCGGGTTTATCCTGGCTCTTCTTCTTTTGCCGTTCGTGAACAAAGTGGAAAGATGCTTTGGATGGTCACGTTCTCTTTCAGTTATTCTTGCTATGGCCGGCCTTATACTCATTTTGATTACTTTTACTACAGTGGCAGCAGTCGAAATCGCAAATGGACTTATTTACCTTTCCGGGGTGCTCCCTGACTATATTAAAAATACCGCATCTACCGTTGAACAATGGATCACAACGTCACTGCTTCCGGTGTATGACCGAATCAATCATCTTGTCCTGTCTCTTGATACAAGCCAGCAGGAGACCGTTGTGAGCTCCATACAGTCAATTACAGCTGACGTAACACAAAGAGCCAGTGAGTTCATCCAGCTCGTCTTTAACGGTCTGGCTGATCTTCTCCTGAGTCTGCCCAACACGATTACCATTCTCTTATTTTCCCTGTTATCTGCTTTTTTTATCGCAAAAGACTGGCCTCTTATTCTCAGCTGGTATGAAAGGCTTGTTCCTTTGCATGGAGTAACGTATGTAAAAAAAATAACGGACGAATGGAGAAAAGCCATATCCGGCTATGTTCTCGCCCAGGTTATTCTAGTGGGTATGACCGGAGTGATCGTTCTCATCGCCCTTCTCATCCTTGGTGTAAAGCATGCCATTACCACAGCTGTTCTCATCGCCCTTGTAGATGTACTTCCTTATTTAGGAACCGGGATCGTTTTTATCCCTTGGATACTGTACAGTTTTTTCTCCGGCGACTGGTTCATGTCCATTGGTTTAAGTGTCATATACGGCATCGTAGTCATTCAAAGGCAAATTGCAGAGCCTAAAGTTCTCTCGCGGCACATCGGCGTTCATCCACTGCCTCTTTTGATTACATTGTTCCTGAGTTATCAGCTGCTCGGGTTTGCCGGACTCCTTCTCGGACCGATGATTCTGATCGTTTTGCAGTCCCTCGTTAAAGCAGGCGTGGTGCAAGGGGTTGTGTCGTATATTATGAACGGAAAGTGA
- the icd gene encoding NADP-dependent isocitrate dehydrogenase — protein sequence MAERISVNNGVLNVPNNPIIPYIEGDGIGPDIWAAASSVIEAAVDKAYNGEKKIEWKEVLAGQKAFDQTGEWLPDETLDSIREYFIAIKGPLTTPIGGGFRSLNVALRQELDLFACVRPVRWFEGVPSPVKRPEDTDMVIFRENSEDIYAGIEYEKGSEDAKKLISFLRDELGATKIRFPETSGIGIKPVSEEGTHRLVRSAIQYALDEGRKSVTLVHKGNIMKFTEGGFKKWGYELAEKEFGDKVFTWAEYDKITEESGREAADKAQSEAEAAGKIIVKDSIADIFLQQILTRPKEFDVVATMNLNGDYVSDALAAQVGGIGIAPGANINYDSGHAIFEATHGTAPKYAGLDKVNPSSVLLSGVLMLRHLNWNEAADMIEASMDKTIASKVVTYDFARLMDGATEVKCSEFGKELIKNL from the coding sequence ATGGCAGAACGTATTTCAGTAAACAACGGGGTACTAAACGTACCGAACAATCCAATCATTCCTTACATCGAAGGAGACGGAATTGGTCCTGATATTTGGGCAGCGGCTTCAAGCGTTATTGAGGCAGCTGTAGATAAAGCATACAATGGCGAAAAGAAAATTGAGTGGAAAGAAGTACTTGCAGGTCAGAAAGCATTCGATCAGACAGGTGAGTGGCTTCCGGATGAAACACTTGACTCAATCCGTGAATACTTCATCGCAATCAAAGGTCCTTTAACAACTCCAATCGGCGGAGGTTTCCGTTCATTAAACGTAGCCCTTCGTCAGGAGCTTGATCTTTTTGCATGTGTACGTCCGGTTCGCTGGTTCGAAGGAGTACCATCTCCTGTAAAGCGTCCTGAAGATACAGATATGGTTATCTTTCGTGAAAACTCTGAGGATATCTATGCTGGTATTGAATATGAAAAAGGCTCAGAGGATGCGAAAAAGCTGATCAGCTTCCTGCGCGACGAGCTTGGGGCAACGAAAATCCGTTTCCCTGAAACTTCCGGAATCGGAATCAAGCCTGTGTCCGAAGAAGGAACACACCGTCTTGTCCGCTCTGCTATTCAGTACGCACTGGACGAAGGACGTAAGAGTGTAACGCTTGTTCACAAAGGAAACATCATGAAGTTTACAGAAGGCGGATTCAAAAAGTGGGGCTACGAGCTTGCTGAGAAAGAATTCGGCGATAAAGTATTCACATGGGCTGAATATGACAAAATCACAGAAGAGAGCGGTCGTGAAGCTGCAGACAAAGCTCAGTCTGAAGCAGAAGCTGCCGGCAAAATTATCGTTAAAGATTCTATTGCCGATATCTTCTTACAGCAGATCCTTACTCGTCCGAAAGAGTTTGATGTAGTAGCTACAATGAACCTTAACGGTGACTATGTATCTGACGCACTTGCTGCACAGGTTGGTGGAATTGGAATCGCTCCTGGTGCCAACATCAACTACGACAGCGGACATGCTATCTTTGAAGCAACTCACGGTACAGCACCTAAGTATGCCGGCCTGGATAAAGTAAACCCATCTTCTGTTCTTCTATCCGGCGTTCTTATGCTTCGCCACCTGAACTGGAACGAAGCTGCAGATATGATCGAAGCTTCAATGGATAAAACAATCGCAAGCAAGGTTGTTACGTATGACTTCGCCCGTCTGATGGATGGAGCAACAGAAGTAAAATGTTCCGAGTTTGGTAAAGAACTTATCAAAAACCTTTAA
- a CDS encoding MaoC/PaaZ C-terminal domain-containing protein, whose translation MFTKKRKLGTVISNLQVGEKVEVSKKVEDKDILLYLGFSDDANPIYIQHDYASRTPFQKPIVPHIMINGIINSTVSMHLPGPGSAVLSQRLEYPAPLYHYGRLTLSVEVVSVDEKKHLVTVEVQGTDEDGREIVKGVMEVCPPYPWKPVTQDAGTFENF comes from the coding sequence ATGTTTACGAAAAAACGGAAACTCGGCACGGTCATTTCCAATCTTCAGGTTGGGGAGAAAGTCGAAGTTTCAAAGAAAGTTGAAGATAAAGATATATTGTTGTATCTCGGTTTCTCTGACGATGCAAACCCGATTTATATTCAGCACGATTACGCTTCACGCACGCCTTTTCAAAAACCGATTGTTCCTCATATTATGATTAACGGCATCATTAACTCCACGGTCTCTATGCACCTGCCGGGTCCCGGAAGCGCGGTCTTAAGCCAGAGACTGGAGTATCCCGCACCTCTTTATCACTACGGGAGACTGACACTGTCAGTCGAAGTAGTGAGTGTGGATGAAAAGAAACATCTTGTGACGGTCGAAGTCCAGGGCACAGACGAAGACGGTCGAGAGATCGTCAAAGGGGTAATGGAAGTTTGCCCTCCTTATCCGTGGAAGCCTGTTACCCAGGATGCCGGAACGTTTGAAAACTTTTAA